CCCGAAAAGTCCGTGCAGGTGGTCCAGCCTGTCTTCCAAAAGGTAGAGTCCGGGTTCAATTGTCATCACCATCCCGGGCAGTATCTCCCTTCCCCTTATCTCAGGGTTAAGGATATAGGAGTCGCGGTCAGGTGCGTCAAGATTGCCGTAGCTGCCGGCATCATGCACGTGAAGTCCGATATAGTGATTGTTCCGGTACTGGATATAGAACCGCTTCTGCCACCACGAGGTGGTATCTGTAATTAGTCCCCGCTCCCAGAGTCCGCGAACAATTATTTCGGTTGCCCTGTGGTGGCAGTCCAGTATCCTGTAGCCAGGCTTCATCTTATTTATTGCCTCCTGCTGTGCCTGCAACACCAGTTCGTAGAGGTCCCTCTGCTTTTCGCTGAACCTTCCGTTAACAGGGATCGTGCGTGTTACATCGGCCACATAGCCCCTGCAGGAAGCACCGATGTCGATGAGCAGCAGGTCGCCGTACTCCATGGTGCGGTCATTGAACGGGTAATGCAGGATTGCAGCGTTAGGTCCTGAACCCACGATTGAGCTGAAGCCTGTGTTCAGTCCGTTCTTCATAAAAACGTATTCGATCTCTGCCTGTGCATCATACTCCTTCTGACCGGGGGCAACCGTTTCCATGACTCTCCTGTGTGCAAGTCCCGTCACCGCAACAGCCCTCTTAAGCTGTGCGATCTCCCACTCATCCTTTACCACCCTCATCTCGTGTATTATGGGGGTGAGGTCAGTGTGCAGGAGCCCTGCGGCGGATACATCCTTTCCCGCAATGCCGTTTAGCCTTTCGCGCAGCGAACGGTCATCTTCATGAAGTGAGACCGGTCTTTTCCCTTCGATCATGCCGGCCATTATCTCAGCGAATTTTGCCACCGGGTATGCGGCATCTGCTCCGTACTTTTCTGTGGCGTCTTCAATGCCGGGGCGGGGACCGTCCCACAGGGTTGACATGGGCTCCCTGGGCAGCACGAAAAGTGTATAGGGGGCTTCCGACGAGGGGTCGATCACGGCAACTGCCTGTCTCTCTCCGGTATAGCCGGTAAGGTAGATGAAATCGTTTCCGGCGGCAGCCGAAATTATGGCGATTTCACCTTTCATCTTTTCAGCCAGCCTTTTTCGCCTTGCGCTGAACACTTCCGGATCCAGCTCAGGAGAAAGATCAGGAATAATGAACCTGTCAGGGAGGGTGCAGGCCCCGTCCTGTGCCTGCTCTCCTCCGCTGTTGGTTTTTCCGTTCACTGTTGTCATAACCATTGCCGCGATAGCGGCGGTAAGGATTATTATCCGCATGATCGCATAAAATTATGGGTCAAATTGCCCGAATATAGTTATATTTTTGGTTCCCAGCCCGGCTCGTACTCGCGGCTCCAGAGGCTGAGTGCATCACGGTCGAGTGCCTGCCCGTTGTTACAGTTAACATCGAAACCGTGCCCTATGCGGGTCGCAATATTTGCCAGGTGTCCGAGCAGGGTGCTTTTAACTCCCTCATCGATGGGCGACTTCGGCGTGTCAGTGCCCCTGATCGAGTTGAAAAAGTTCACCACGTGCATTGTTGACATGTCTCCTCCACCTCCAAGAGCCGTTCCTCCCTCATCGTCGCCGGTACGCCTTTCCCTTACCAGGTTTCCATTGCGGTCAAAAAGTTTGTATCCGCCACGGTTGACAAACACAGAACCGTCGGAACCATAAATTATGGTTCCCCTGTCGGACCCGTAGGTATTCAATCCGTTACGGCTCTTGCCGTCCCACTTGATGATCTTGTTCCCCGGGAACCACCAGGTTGCATCCATGGTGTCGTACATGGTCCAGCCGTCATCGGGATAGTGAAACTTGCCTGCTGCCACTTCGACCCTTTCGGGGAAGTCCACCTGCAGCGCCCAGCGGGCAATATCGAGCTCGTGAACCGCATTGTTGCCTGTCTCTGCCGTGCCCCATGTCCACCCGTACCAGTGCCAGTTGTAGTCCCATGTATCATGCATGTATTCCTGCCTCGGTGCCGGCCCCTGGAAAAGATCCCAGTCCAGTCCCTCAGGTACGGGAGCCCTCACGGGCAGAGGCACCTCTCCCCTGGCATTGCTGTAGAATGCGATCGCTTTATATGGTACACCTATGGCACCGTTATGTATATCTCTCACTATCTCGATCGATTCATGAGAGGACCGTTGCTGGTTACCCATCTGGATCACCTTGTCATACTTGTCCTGTAGCTCAATCAGCAGCTCGCCTTCGCGGGGATTGTGGCTGCAGGGCTTTTCAACAAACACATGCTTGCCAGCCTGCACTGCATAACATGTTCCCGGTGCATGCCAGTGATCGGGGGTGGCATCGATAATTGCATCGACCCTGGCGTCATCATAAATCCTGCGGACGTCAATTTCAAGAGCAGGAGTGTAGTCTATGGCATCTGAAAACCTTCGTGCTGCATTATCCCGCTGCCTTTTCATCACATCGCACAGGTAAAGCAGCTGCACATTGTTTTCTTTGGTTGCAACAGGCTCGATGAATGCACCCAGCCTTCTTCCCAGGCCTACAATGGCAATGTTGAGCCTGTCATTGGCGCCTTTTATCCTGTTGTAGCTTGCCGCGCTCATCCCCATCCCGCCTATTGTAACTCCTGCAACACCGAGCGCCGATTTTTTGATGAAAGATCTTCTTGAATTATCCATGGTCATGAGGTTTTATGGTTTGGTTAAGTTCATGCCGCAGCCGTTAACCCCGCCTTCCCGGGATTATGATCATTTTCCTCTTGTATCAGGTGTTAGTACACCAGAATATTTGAGGCTGTAAGATAATAAAAATCATAAATTATTAAGAGAGGCTCTTATAAGCACTATCTCGGGCCTGCTGCCCAGGCGCATCGGCGGGCCCCAGGTACCTATACCGTTTGAAACATAGACCTTCATGCCGTCAACTTCACCCTTCCCCCTGCTGATGGTATATATTGCATTGGTTATCAGGTTAAAAGGCCAGAGCTGGCCGTGATGGGTATGGCCGGCCAGGAACAGGTCGGCTCCCGCAGCGGCAGCCTTCTCAAGGTTGAACGGCTGGTGGTCCATCAGTATTACCGGCAGGTTATCATTCACGCCGTCAAGCAGCTCTTCAACACTTTTCCTGTTGCGACCCGAGAACCTGTTGATGGTAATATCCTCACGTCCTGCAAGGTAGAAACTGTTGTTGATCTTTATAACGCTGTCGCGGATAAGATTTATGCCGTGGCTTGTAAGGTACTTTGCCGCTTCGGCCACTCCGCCGATGTACTCGTGGTTGCCTGTGATGCCGTAAACGCCCAGGGGCGCCGAAAGGTTCTCAATTGCCCTGCCCAGGTCGCGGTGGATGACCGGCCCCACATCTTCGTCGAGAATATCACCTGCCAGCAGGATAATGTCGGGGTTGAGCGAATTGACCCTGTCAACCATCCGTTTAATCCGGTTTTTTGGTGTCAGGCTTCCGAGGTGGATGTCAGATATCAGAGCGATGGTAACATTTTCCATCCGGCCATGGTTATCTCCGGGAGCGGGGTCGCCACCTTCTGCGACTGCTTCACCTGTCTCCCCCGGGATTCCGCTTCCTGCAGTTGCTTCAATTTCTGCCGGTGCTGCATGATAGGCAAGGGCCGTCCTCTTCCCCGAAAGGGTAATATCTATTTCGTTGACTTTTATGAACCAGGTGTTGACATGTGCTGCCATGATTATAACAAAAACGGTGGCGGTTACCCCGTAAAAAAGCACCAGTTTGGTCCCGGCCGCGTTGGCCAGCCAGCCTGAGGGTATCACCGGGACGGCAAGGTTGACAAGCCTGATGAGGTCGATGGCTGCAAGGATCAGCACGAAATAGACCATCGCGCCCAGCCAGAAGGAGCCTGTCCATAAAAGGAAGTTGGTGGGTGGTGAAAGCCAGTAGTTTTCGAGGATCCGGCCGGCCACATAGGCGAGCGACAGGAACAGGAAGAGTGCAAGGTAGATATTGCGGACCCTTGAGGCGGCAGGAAGGGCCTGCCAGCCGCGGATGAAGATGTAGTAATTAACGAGCAGGTATACTGACAGTACGATGCTGTAAAAGATAATAAAGGCTATGGTGCGCATAATTTTTTCTGTTGTTACCCGGAGCAGCGGTCTCTCAGTGAGCCCGTTTACTACTCCGGTTTAAGTTTAACTTTTTGCTTGCCATAACTAAACAAAAAAACCGGGCAAAAGTTGTATCTTTTCGCTGTAAAGTCAAATCAAAAAAACGTTAATTATGCAAAAGATCACCATTGTACTGATTGCCTTGCTAGTTGCTGGTATTGCCACACCTCTGCAGTCACAGGAGACCATAAAGCTTGATGAGCCGGAACGCACCGGCGGGATGCCGCTTTTCGAGGCGCTTGACAAGCGCCAGAGCATGCGGAGCTTCAGCAGCCGTGAGCTGAGCGGCAGGGACCTTTCCAACGTGCTATGGGCCGCATTCGGCATGAACAGGGATGACGGACGCCGTACCGCGCCATCGGCCCGTAACTGGCAGCAGTTTGACATCTACCTGATAATGGCCGGCGGATGGTACCTCTATGAACCGCGGGAGCATGTGCTGGTTAAGAAGGGCGATGAGGACCTCAGGCAGTATGCAGGCAGCCAGGATTTTGTTGCCACCGCACCTGTAAACCTGATCTTCGTGTCCGATCATGACCGGATGTCAGGCGCCAGCCCTGAAAACAAGGAATTCCACTCGGCCACCGATGTAGGATTCATTTCGCAGAACGTATATCTCTATTGTGCATCGGAGGGGCTGGCAACGGTGGTTCGGGGACTTCTTGACAGGGACCTGCTGAAGGAGCTGATGAACCTGGGGCCCTCACAGCACGTTATACTGGGGCAGACGGTAGGGTATCCCGGCAACTGACGCGATTGGGAAGAGGCTGACAGCTTTGTGCCCGAAGAATTGCCCGGGCCGGGACGGGGTGTAATGGTATCGCAGTGCCGGGGCATTTCCCATGCCGGCGGTTGTTGTCAGTGTCTCTTAACGATGCCGTAGAAGAGGAACATCAGCAGCTGCTCGACCTGCTGTTCGAGCTTATAGGGGCCTTCGCGAATTACAATATTATATTCAAGGCCCTTGATGGCGGTAACGATGGCAACTGTTGCCAGCTCGGTGTTGACCAGCTTGAAACGGTTGTTCCTCACTCCGTCTTTCAGGATGCTCTCTACCATCTTCATCTCCTCCTTGTCATACTTGGACCTCACCTTTTCGATAAAGGGGAGGTGGTCGAGGTAGTTGGTCTTTACGGCGGTATATAGGTTGATCGATTCGTTGAAGGCATTCATGCGGGCGATGACATATTTCTTCATCCGTTTGTACGGATCAATAATGTCTTTGGTTGCCAGGATTATCTCGTTTTTCAGGTTTTCGGCCTCGCGCTCCACCACTGCTTCAAAGAGCTCCTCTTTGCTGATGAAATAGTAGTAAAGAGAACTTTTTCCCATGTCGGCCTCCTCTGCAATGTTTTCCATCCTTGCCTCCCTGAAGCCATGCTTGCCAAACACCCTGCCTGCAGCAGTGATGATATTTTCTCTTTTCAGGTCTTTTTTATTGGTCATGTCAGCAAACTTAACCGGCAATCTGATTTCTGCAAATGCTGATTGCAGTCAAATCCTGTTTTGGCCATATCAGCAAACTATACCGGCAATATGATTTCTGCAAATGCTGATTGCCGTAAAAACAAGTTCTGATCCTATCAACTACTATACCGGCAATATGGTCGCTAAAAATAATACCAAAAAAGATATGAGTCAAATATTTCGACCGTTTTCGACCTGCGCAGGCATGAAGTCGAGCTGTCTCTTTTCAAGATTGGCACGTGATATGGCTACCATAATGGTGTCGCCAAGCTGGAATCGCTTGTTATTCCTCTTTCCCGTAAGGCAGTAGTTATCTTCGTCAAACTCGTAGAAGTCGTCGTCCAGGTTGCGGATATGCACAAGTCCCTCACATTTATTTTCGACCAGCTCAACATAGAGCCCCCATTCGGTGACACCTGAGATGACCCCTTCGAACACCTGTCCTACCTTGTCACTCATAAACTCAACCTGCTTATACTTGATCGACGCCCTTTCTGCCTCCACCGCCAGTTGTTCCATCTTCGATGAGTGCTCGCACATCGGTTCGTACTTCTTGGCGCTTTTCGACTCGCCGTTGCTGAGGTAGTGGGTCAGCAGGCGGTGCACCATCATGTCGGGATAACGCCTTATAGGAGAGGTGAAATGGCTGTAATGACCAAAGGAGAGTCCGTAATGCCCAATATTCTTCGTTGAGTATACCGCCTTTGCCATAGACCTGATTGCAAGGGTTTCGATAAGGTTCTGCTCTTTTTTCCCCCGTACCTTCTCAAGCATGTTGTTGAGCGATGATGAGATGGCCCTGTTGCTGCCTGTCTTAATGCTGTAGCCGAACTTCCTGACAAATTTGGAAAATGTCGCCAGCTTTTCCGACTGGGGCTTATCGTGTATCCGGTATACGAAAGTGCGGCCCTTCTTCTTTTTCGTTTTTCCCGCCGTCTGTTTGTCTTCATGCTGTTCGCCGGCCGGCTCCAGGCCTCCGGCAAACTCGGCCACCCGCTTGTTGGCCAGCAGCATGAACTCCTCTATCAGGTGGTTTGCGGCAGCCATCTCCTTGAAGAAGACGCCCAGGGGTTTCCCCTTCTCATCGAGGTTGAACTTAACCTCAGTTTTTTCAAAGGCGATGGCGCCGGTTTTAAATCTTTCGGCACGCAGCTTGACAGCAATATTGTTGAGGGTGAGTATCTCCTCTGCGAGGTCACCCTTGCCTGTGTCAATAACCTCCTGGGCCTCCTCGTAGCTGAACCTCCGGTCAGACCTGATGACGGTCCGCCCGAACCACTCGTTCACCACCGAGGCATTAGCGTCGATCTCGAACACCGCCGAATAGCAAAGCTTATCCTCATCGGGCCTGAGCGAGCATACCATGTTTGAGAGCTTCTCGGGAAGCATTGGCACCACCCGGTCTACCAGGTAAACAGAGGTGGCCCTTTCGTAAGCCTCATGCTCCAGCACACTGCCGGGCCTGACATAGTGTGTCACATCGGCAATGTGCACTCCCACCTCGAAGTTGCCGTTATCGAGTTTCCTGAGTGACAAAGCATCGTCGAAGTCCTTCGCATCGGCAGGGTCGATGGTAAAGGTTGTCACCTTTCTGAAGTCTTTTCTCTTTTTTATCTCTTCGCTGCTTATCTTGTCGGGAATGGCGGCAGCAGCCTCCTCAACCTCCGGCGGAAACTCAATAGGAAGGCCGAATTCCGCCAGGATGGCATGCATCTCGGTCTCATTCTCACCCCCGGCGCCCAGCACCTCGATGATCTCGCCCACGGGATTCTTCACGTTGGCGGGCCATTCGATAATTCGTGCGATGGCCTTGTCGCCGCTTTGCGCACCTTTGAGGCTTTTGAGCGGGATGAA
This DNA window, taken from Marinilabiliales bacterium, encodes the following:
- a CDS encoding M24 family metallopeptidase, coding for MRIIILTAAIAAMVMTTVNGKTNSGGEQAQDGACTLPDRFIIPDLSPELDPEVFSARRKRLAEKMKGEIAIISAAAGNDFIYLTGYTGERQAVAVIDPSSEAPYTLFVLPREPMSTLWDGPRPGIEDATEKYGADAAYPVAKFAEIMAGMIEGKRPVSLHEDDRSLRERLNGIAGKDVSAAGLLHTDLTPIIHEMRVVKDEWEIAQLKRAVAVTGLAHRRVMETVAPGQKEYDAQAEIEYVFMKNGLNTGFSSIVGSGPNAAILHYPFNDRTMEYGDLLLIDIGASCRGYVADVTRTIPVNGRFSEKQRDLYELVLQAQQEAINKMKPGYRILDCHHRATEIIVRGLWERGLITDTTSWWQKRFYIQYRNNHYIGLHVHDAGSYGNLDAPDRDSYILNPEIRGREILPGMVMTIEPGLYLLEDRLDHLHGLFG
- a CDS encoding SagB/ThcOx family dehydrogenase, giving the protein MQKITIVLIALLVAGIATPLQSQETIKLDEPERTGGMPLFEALDKRQSMRSFSSRELSGRDLSNVLWAAFGMNRDDGRRTAPSARNWQQFDIYLIMAGGWYLYEPREHVLVKKGDEDLRQYAGSQDFVATAPVNLIFVSDHDRMSGASPENKEFHSATDVGFISQNVYLYCASEGLATVVRGLLDRDLLKELMNLGPSQHVILGQTVGYPGN
- the rnr gene encoding ribonuclease R — encoded protein: MPKKKKINKNKTRYNKESLKRAVLGVFGDHPNKTYNHKQVARQLLIRESDLKKLIVTVLEELSQQEDLEEVSRGKYRLVSKEGYVTGTVEMRPTGSAQIVTEEFPEEIFVNEGNLNHALNGDIVKVYCFARRRGRKLEGEVVEILKRSRETFVGRVEVSSNFAFLVADRRVLPYDLFIPLKSLKGAQSGDKAIARIIEWPANVKNPVGEIIEVLGAGGENETEMHAILAEFGLPIEFPPEVEEAAAAIPDKISSEEIKKRKDFRKVTTFTIDPADAKDFDDALSLRKLDNGNFEVGVHIADVTHYVRPGSVLEHEAYERATSVYLVDRVVPMLPEKLSNMVCSLRPDEDKLCYSAVFEIDANASVVNEWFGRTVIRSDRRFSYEEAQEVIDTGKGDLAEEILTLNNIAVKLRAERFKTGAIAFEKTEVKFNLDEKGKPLGVFFKEMAAANHLIEEFMLLANKRVAEFAGGLEPAGEQHEDKQTAGKTKKKKGRTFVYRIHDKPQSEKLATFSKFVRKFGYSIKTGSNRAISSSLNNMLEKVRGKKEQNLIETLAIRSMAKAVYSTKNIGHYGLSFGHYSHFTSPIRRYPDMMVHRLLTHYLSNGESKSAKKYEPMCEHSSKMEQLAVEAERASIKYKQVEFMSDKVGQVFEGVISGVTEWGLYVELVENKCEGLVHIRNLDDDFYEFDEDNYCLTGKRNNKRFQLGDTIMVAISRANLEKRQLDFMPAQVENGRNI
- a CDS encoding metallophosphoesterase — its product is MRTIAFIIFYSIVLSVYLLVNYYIFIRGWQALPAASRVRNIYLALFLFLSLAYVAGRILENYWLSPPTNFLLWTGSFWLGAMVYFVLILAAIDLIRLVNLAVPVIPSGWLANAAGTKLVLFYGVTATVFVIIMAAHVNTWFIKVNEIDITLSGKRTALAYHAAPAEIEATAGSGIPGETGEAVAEGGDPAPGDNHGRMENVTIALISDIHLGSLTPKNRIKRMVDRVNSLNPDIILLAGDILDEDVGPVIHRDLGRAIENLSAPLGVYGITGNHEYIGGVAEAAKYLTSHGINLIRDSVIKINNSFYLAGREDITINRFSGRNRKSVEELLDGVNDNLPVILMDHQPFNLEKAAAAGADLFLAGHTHHGQLWPFNLITNAIYTISRGKGEVDGMKVYVSNGIGTWGPPMRLGSRPEIVLIRASLNNL
- a CDS encoding gfo/Idh/MocA family oxidoreductase gives rise to the protein MDNSRRSFIKKSALGVAGVTIGGMGMSAASYNRIKGANDRLNIAIVGLGRRLGAFIEPVATKENNVQLLYLCDVMKRQRDNAARRFSDAIDYTPALEIDVRRIYDDARVDAIIDATPDHWHAPGTCYAVQAGKHVFVEKPCSHNPREGELLIELQDKYDKVIQMGNQQRSSHESIEIVRDIHNGAIGVPYKAIAFYSNARGEVPLPVRAPVPEGLDWDLFQGPAPRQEYMHDTWDYNWHWYGWTWGTAETGNNAVHELDIARWALQVDFPERVEVAAGKFHYPDDGWTMYDTMDATWWFPGNKIIKWDGKSRNGLNTYGSDRGTIIYGSDGSVFVNRGGYKLFDRNGNLVRERRTGDDEGGTALGGGGDMSTMHVVNFFNSIRGTDTPKSPIDEGVKSTLLGHLANIATRIGHGFDVNCNNGQALDRDALSLWSREYEPGWEPKI
- a CDS encoding TetR/AcrR family transcriptional regulator, with translation MTNKKDLKRENIITAAGRVFGKHGFREARMENIAEEADMGKSSLYYYFISKEELFEAVVEREAENLKNEIILATKDIIDPYKRMKKYVIARMNAFNESINLYTAVKTNYLDHLPFIEKVRSKYDKEEMKMVESILKDGVRNNRFKLVNTELATVAIVTAIKGLEYNIVIREGPYKLEQQVEQLLMFLFYGIVKRH